CTTCGGTTTCGACTTTTCCTCGCCTAACTAGGAGGGCGCATGAAATCAATCACGATCGCCAGTATCAGGCTGTATCCGGTAGGGCTGCCCCTCGTGGAAAAACTGCGGACCAGCTATGGCGCAGAGCCGTTTAAGTCGGCCGTGATCGTAGAACTGATTACGACGGACGGGTTGACGGGCTGGGGGGAGTGTCCGACAAAGATGCGACCAAGCTATGCCTACGAGACGGTCGGAACAGCGCTGCATATACTCAGCGAATTTCTGATTCCAGCACTGTTGGGCAAGACAATATCGTCCCCAACAGACGTGCCAAGTCTGCTCAAGGCACACCGCGGGCAACCGATGGCCAAGTACGCCGTGGAAGCCGCGATCTGGGATGCTTGGGCGCAGGCGAACGGCTTATCGCTTGCTGATGCGTTCGCAGCGCATCTGCCAGAGGGACATGCGTCAACCGGACGCGCGTTGGTTGGTGTGAGCATCGGCATTCAGGATACGCTGGAACAAACACTTGAGATTATCGGAAAACGAATAGGGCAGGGATACGGGCGAATCAAGCTCAAGATCGAGCCGGGCTGGGATATTGAACTGGCTAGGGCGGTGCGGAAGGCGTATCCGGACATTTCGCTGATGCTGGATGCCAACAGCGCGTACAGCCTGAAAGATGCAGATCATCTGAAGTTACTCGATGAGTTCAGCCTGCTGATGATCGAACAGCCGCTCGGGTTCTATGACATTTACGAGCACAGCAAGCTGCAGCCGCAACTAGAAACGCCAATCTGCCTTGATGAGAGCATACACAGCGCCGGAGACGCGCAACTGGCGATCGTGATGGGTGCCTGCAAGATCATAAATCTAAAGCCGGCACGTGTAGGTGGATACACTGAGAGTCTTGAGATCTACAAAATCTGTGTCGAGAATCAGGTGCCGCTCTGGATCGGTGGACTGCTCGAAACAGGTATTGGACGCGCGGCTAATCTCGCGCTTGCGTCGCTGCCAGGTGTGAATCTGCCGTGCGACATTTCGGCCACAGACAGGTATTATCAGCGCGACCTGACCGAACCTCCGTTCATTCTCGGAGCCAACAGCTCGATCGAGACGCCTAAAGGTGCGGGTCTCGGCATCTCAGTCGAGCGTGACCGGGTGGACGAGGGCGAAGCCTTTTGGCACGTCAACAATCCATATACACATGTTTTTGGGGCGGAACGATGATTTACAGTGACCGCGACATCAAACGCCTGCTGCACGAGGGACGGATCACCGTCGACCCGGCTCCGGATCTCTCAACGCAGCTAGGCTCTTGCTCGCTGGATCTTCGGTTATCGAACGAGTTCAGCGTTTTCGAGTACAACAAGCATCCGTTCATTGATGTGCGCGACGGCAAGGCGAGCCGTGACATTATGAAGACGCTGACCGTCGATGAGGAACAGCCGTTCGTACTCCATCCGGGAAGCTTCGTGTTGGCGATCACACTCGAGCGCGTGGAGCTGCCCGACGATATAGTCGCCCGCCTGGAGGGACGGAGTAGCCTGGGACGGCTCGGTATAATCGTCCATGCGACGGCGAGCGTTATTGACCCTGGATGGCGCGGGCGTATAGTGCTGGAATTGGCGAATCACGGTCAGATGCCGGTAGCCCTGTACCCGGGAATGCGGGTCTGTTCAGTGACGTTCGAACCGCTGAGTACACCTGTCGACCGGCCGTACTGGATGAAGGCAGAAGCAAAATATAAGAACCAGGACAGCGCCCAGGGCAGCAAAATCAGCGACGACCCTGATACAAAATAGGATAGAACCATGGTCAACCATCCCGAGAATCAATATCTCGAACTGCTGCGCGATGTCCTGGACACCGGTGTCGAAAAGAAAGAGTTCAACACTGGAATTGGCCTGACAAGTGTGTTTGGCCGGATGATGCGCTTTGATTTGTCCCAGGGATTTCCGCTGCTGACGACCAAGCGGGTGTATCTCAAGGCGATCATTCATGAGCTGGTGTGGTTTCTGCGTGGAGACGCCAACATACAGTATCTGGTCAACAACAACGTCCACATCTGGGACGATTGGGCTGTAAAGGAATATGCTAAGGCCGCCCGGAATGGCGAGGTGCCGCCCTTAAGCGAAGACGAGTTCATCGAGAAGATTCGCGATGACGACGCATTTGCGGCGAAGTGGGGCGAACTGGGGCCGGTGTACGGCCGTCAGTGGCGGCGTTGGCCGGCCTCGGATGGTCGTGAAATCGACCAATTGGCGTGGGCGGTTCAGAAGCTTAAGAAGTATCCCGATCGCAAGCATGTGGTGGTGAGTGCCTGGAATCCCGAGTACATCTACGAGATGGCGCGTCCGGGGACATCAATGGCTATCCCACCATGCCACACCATGTTCCAGTTTAACGTTCAGCAGGGCAGGCTGTCGTGTATGCTCACGCAGCGGAGCGCCGACCTGTTTCTTGGC
The nucleotide sequence above comes from Candidatus Flexicrinis proximus. Encoded proteins:
- the menC gene encoding o-succinylbenzoate synthase; the encoded protein is MTIASIRLYPVGLPLVEKLRTSYGAEPFKSAVIVELITTDGLTGWGECPTKMRPSYAYETVGTALHILSEFLIPALLGKTISSPTDVPSLLKAHRGQPMAKYAVEAAIWDAWAQANGLSLADAFAAHLPEGHASTGRALVGVSIGIQDTLEQTLEIIGKRIGQGYGRIKLKIEPGWDIELARAVRKAYPDISLMLDANSAYSLKDADHLKLLDEFSLLMIEQPLGFYDIYEHSKLQPQLETPICLDESIHSAGDAQLAIVMGACKIINLKPARVGGYTESLEIYKICVENQVPLWIGGLLETGIGRAANLALASLPGVNLPCDISATDRYYQRDLTEPPFILGANSSIETPKGAGLGISVERDRVDEGEAFWHVNNPYTHVFGAER
- a CDS encoding dCTP deaminase codes for the protein MIYSDRDIKRLLHEGRITVDPAPDLSTQLGSCSLDLRLSNEFSVFEYNKHPFIDVRDGKASRDIMKTLTVDEEQPFVLHPGSFVLAITLERVELPDDIVARLEGRSSLGRLGIIVHATASVIDPGWRGRIVLELANHGQMPVALYPGMRVCSVTFEPLSTPVDRPYWMKAEAKYKNQDSAQGSKISDDPDTK
- the thyA gene encoding thymidylate synthase: MVNHPENQYLELLRDVLDTGVEKKEFNTGIGLTSVFGRMMRFDLSQGFPLLTTKRVYLKAIIHELVWFLRGDANIQYLVNNNVHIWDDWAVKEYAKAARNGEVPPLSEDEFIEKIRDDDAFAAKWGELGPVYGRQWRRWPASDGREIDQLAWAVQKLKKYPDRKHVVVSAWNPEYIYEMARPGTSMAIPPCHTMFQFNVQQGRLSCMLTQRSADLFLGVPFNIASYALLTMIVAQVCGYQPGEFIHALGDAHIYSNHVDQVRLQLSREPRPFPKLHINPAKTDLDAFHYDDFTLEGYDPHPVIRGDITVVGGFNEEDRREFQSRGA